Proteins from a single region of Candidatus Margulisiibacteriota bacterium:
- a CDS encoding HEPN domain-containing protein — protein sequence MNKEILKEKIQLELERGDESLKSAELNLKAGLFDESVSSAYYAMFHSVKAVLLTVSQEPSTHQGVVTLFGLHFIKPGLIEAEYNDLFIEAKDDREDSDYDVTKKFVGAEAEERIFSAKKLISRINEYLSKNDFL from the coding sequence TTGAATAAAGAAATATTAAAAGAAAAGATCCAGCTTGAACTGGAAAGAGGGGATGAATCTCTCAAAAGCGCCGAATTGAATTTAAAAGCGGGCCTTTTCGATGAGTCCGTTTCCAGCGCGTATTATGCCATGTTTCATTCAGTTAAGGCCGTTTTATTAACCGTTAGTCAGGAGCCGTCCACGCATCAGGGGGTCGTTACGCTTTTTGGGCTGCATTTTATTAAGCCCGGGTTGATCGAAGCTGAATATAATGATTTATTCATTGAAGCCAAAGATGACAGAGAAGATAGTGATTATGACGTAACCAAGAAATTCGTCGGGGCCGAAGCCGAAGAAAGGATTTTTTCCGCAAAAAAGCTTATTTCGAGAATAAATGAATACTTGTCAAAAAACGACTTCCTTTAA
- a CDS encoding 3-isopropylmalate dehydratase small subunit, whose amino-acid sequence MNLTGKARCLPQKDDINTDYIISGRYKFKIQDPNELAKHVMEDVDPTFYSRLQKGDLLVAGKNFGCGSSREQAPMAIKYANISAVLAKSFARIFYRNCFNLGLPAIEVDTDGIDEGDELEVDLDHGVIRNKTKNKELKIAPLPQTMQTLLADGGLVEHFKKHGGFKI is encoded by the coding sequence ATGAATTTAACGGGCAAAGCGCGGTGCCTGCCGCAAAAAGACGACATTAATACTGATTACATCATTTCGGGGCGGTATAAATTCAAGATCCAGGACCCGAACGAGCTCGCTAAGCACGTCATGGAAGATGTCGACCCGACTTTCTATAGCCGCCTGCAGAAAGGCGATTTGCTGGTCGCCGGCAAGAACTTTGGCTGCGGCTCTTCCCGCGAACAGGCGCCGATGGCGATCAAATACGCCAACATCTCGGCGGTCCTGGCCAAATCGTTCGCTCGTATTTTTTACCGCAACTGCTTCAACCTCGGCCTGCCGGCCATCGAGGTCGACACCGACGGGATCGACGAAGGCGACGAGCTCGAGGTCGATCTGGACCACGGCGTCATCCGGAATAAAACGAAAAATAAAGAGCTGAAGATAGCTCCTTTGCCCCAGACCATGCAAACACTGCTGGCGGACGGCGGTCTGGTCGAACATTTTAAAAAACATGGCGGCTTTAAAATTTAA
- a CDS encoding carboxypeptidase regulatory-like domain-containing protein, giving the protein MASSSKQLFISVFLLALLLIPAGCGDLEGEVSSVTVSPTSATVGISQGYSFSAIGKNSVGTIVTVSPTWSVEGGIGTISTTGLFTAGGTVGSGNVIATVNATSGGTLTGSAAVTLTDKGWLTGTISDTNGGVDQGITVYLAQQPVLQALSDSKGKYTIADIPAGTYSAVIDTNSGIQSSAISKEVTISQGATFTWSPVLIVPTTVTTPTTSPF; this is encoded by the coding sequence ATGGCGAGCTCGTCTAAGCAATTATTTATCTCTGTTTTTCTTCTCGCCCTGCTTTTAATCCCTGCGGGTTGTGGTGATCTGGAAGGGGAGGTCTCCTCGGTGACGGTCAGCCCGACCAGCGCCACGGTTGGGATCAGCCAGGGTTACAGCTTTTCCGCTATCGGCAAGAACAGCGTCGGAACGATCGTCACGGTCAGTCCGACCTGGAGCGTTGAGGGGGGGATCGGTACGATCTCCACGACCGGATTATTCACGGCCGGAGGGACAGTCGGCAGCGGCAACGTGATCGCCACGGTCAACGCCACTTCCGGCGGGACCCTGACCGGGAGCGCGGCCGTCACACTGACTGATAAGGGGTGGTTAACTGGGACGATCAGCGACACGAATGGCGGGGTGGATCAGGGGATTACTGTCTATCTGGCACAACAGCCGGTTTTGCAGGCTCTTTCTGATTCTAAGGGGAAGTATACTATCGCTGATATACCGGCCGGCACTTATTCCGCAGTTATTGATACCAATTCGGGGATCCAATCATCTGCCATCTCTAAAGAAGTGACGATTAGCCAGGGGGCGACCTTTACCTGGAGCCCGGTACTGATCGTTCCCACTACTGTGACCACTCCC
- a CDS encoding radical SAM protein, which yields MKISPLKIFRHPGSLRSGVNNLHTPPITLDMDLTTLCSNRCPECTYRDQRLLPARFLPKELAKKAIEQAADFGIKAITFTGGGEPVLHPDFAEIAAFSQQQGLKAGLITSGHDYSQQIAERTLPYFSWVRFSLDAGSPDVYAATHGLNANHFQRTVDNIREASAIREKNKLPVILGASYLVFQPNQTDFKTAIGLALGEMGLDRLQFKPMRTANCHMPGGTCFNFGKLESANNLLADIKRDSPYADRIILSRFSMQTKRVYRRCLGQQWTTALGSDGKLYVCCEYKYDRRYFLGDLSAQTLQDIWRSDWRKKVVESLDPNKSCFLGCKLHEMNNILADALNSPGRLEQLIEKHSGPSNDEVDFI from the coding sequence ATGAAAATATCACCATTAAAAATATTTCGTCATCCGGGAAGTCTCCGTTCCGGCGTTAATAATCTACACACTCCGCCGATCACTCTGGATATGGATTTAACGACCCTCTGCAGCAATCGTTGCCCGGAATGCACTTACCGGGACCAGAGGCTTTTGCCGGCGCGGTTTCTGCCAAAGGAACTGGCAAAAAAAGCGATCGAACAGGCCGCGGATTTTGGGATCAAAGCTATAACTTTTACCGGAGGCGGTGAGCCCGTTTTACATCCAGATTTTGCTGAGATCGCGGCCTTCAGCCAACAACAGGGGTTGAAAGCGGGATTGATAACCAGTGGCCACGATTATAGCCAACAAATTGCTGAAAGGACCCTGCCCTATTTCTCCTGGGTAAGATTTTCACTTGATGCGGGAAGTCCCGATGTATATGCGGCAACCCATGGGCTTAACGCCAATCATTTTCAGCGAACCGTCGATAATATCCGGGAAGCATCGGCGATCAGAGAAAAAAACAAACTGCCGGTAATTCTTGGCGCAAGTTACCTCGTCTTTCAACCCAACCAAACTGACTTCAAAACGGCTATCGGTCTGGCCTTAGGGGAAATGGGATTGGATCGGTTACAATTTAAGCCCATGCGGACCGCCAATTGTCACATGCCTGGCGGCACTTGCTTTAACTTTGGGAAATTAGAATCAGCGAATAATTTATTAGCGGACATTAAGCGGGATTCTCCCTACGCTGATCGGATCATTCTTTCAAGATTTTCCATGCAGACTAAAAGGGTTTATCGCCGCTGTTTGGGACAACAATGGACGACCGCCCTCGGGTCCGATGGCAAACTTTATGTTTGCTGTGAATATAAATATGATCGGCGCTATTTTTTGGGCGATCTCTCGGCCCAGACACTGCAAGATATTTGGCGCTCCGATTGGAGAAAAAAGGTCGTCGAATCGCTTGATCCGAATAAATCATGCTTTCTTGGCTGCAAGCTCCATGAAATGAATAATATTCTGGCGGATGCCTTGAATTCCCCCGGCCGGCTTGAACAATTGATCGAAAAGCATTCCGGCCCAAGCAATGACGAAGTGGATTTCATTTAA
- the miaA gene encoding tRNA (adenosine(37)-N6)-dimethylallyltransferase MiaA, translating to MTKKTILIFGPTAVGKTKLAIELAEQLNGEIISADSMQVYRGMDIGTAKPTVEERQGIPHHLIDIKNPDEEWTVADFVGETQTSNLKLQKKGKVPIIVGGTGLYLWSLLEGFAFPITPEDKEVRARLELLSASALHSRLSNIDPSAAAKIHANDKKRLIRALEVYEVTGKPISELQQKRVAEVFRPPLNGDLKVASTNEGPRRSVAGSYLLIGLDLPRETLYSRINQRVENMIAQGLIDEVKGLLAKGYSKELRSFQALGYKEVVQYLAGLWTKEKMIEELKKRTRNFARRQLTWFRRFSDVHWFSPDEKDGIMKLCQERDKKK from the coding sequence ATGACTAAAAAAACCATTCTGATCTTCGGTCCCACCGCCGTCGGCAAAACCAAACTGGCAATTGAGCTCGCAGAGCAACTCAACGGCGAGATAATTTCGGCCGACTCGATGCAGGTCTATCGCGGCATGGACATCGGTACGGCTAAGCCGACCGTCGAAGAACGCCAGGGTATTCCGCATCATCTGATCGATATTAAGAACCCCGATGAAGAGTGGACCGTCGCCGACTTCGTCGGCGAAACTCAAACTTCAAACCTCAAACTTCAAAAGAAAGGTAAAGTCCCAATAATTGTCGGGGGGACCGGCCTTTATCTCTGGTCACTGTTGGAAGGCTTCGCTTTCCCGATCACGCCTGAAGACAAAGAAGTTCGGGCCAGGTTGGAACTACTATCTGCTTCAGCTCTTCACTCTCGACTTTCTAATATCGATCCCTCTGCCGCCGCCAAAATCCATGCTAACGACAAAAAGAGACTTATCCGGGCATTGGAGGTTTATGAAGTGACGGGGAAGCCGATCTCGGAACTGCAACAAAAACGTGTAGCGGAGGTCTTTAGACCTCCATTAAATGGCGACCTAAAGGTCGCCTCTACAAATGAGGGACCGCGACGTTCAGTCGCAGGTTCCTATCTGTTAATCGGCTTAGACCTACCTAGAGAAACCCTCTACTCCCGCATCAACCAACGGGTTGAGAATATGATCGCCCAGGGATTGATCGATGAAGTAAAAGGCTTATTGGCCAAGGGCTACTCTAAAGAACTTCGCTCCTTCCAGGCGCTCGGTTACAAAGAGGTCGTCCAATATCTTGCTGGCCTTTGGACAAAAGAAAAAATGATCGAGGAGCTGAAGAAGCGGACCAGGAATTTCGCCCGGCGTCAGCTGACCTGGTTCCGGCGCTTCTCGGACGTCCACTGGTTCTCCCCTGACGAAAAAGATGGTATAATGAAGCTATGCCAAGAACGAGACAAAAAGAAATAA
- a CDS encoding 3-isopropylmalate dehydratase large subunit, with protein sequence MGKTIAEKILSNHSGKDAKAGDIVIADLDFMIGQDGTSGVAIDSFRKMGAKKVFDPKKIAIIIDHSSPSPNEGVSAIHKKIREFSKEQGITLYDIGCGVCHQITPEQGHVVPGDLVIGADSHTCTYGAINVFSTGIGSTDLAAGMISGKLWFKVPETIKVVYRGQLPKGVYSKDLILKLIGQIGADGATYLALEIAGEAIDALSVDARFTMSNMAIECGAKAGLMNADAKVLEWVKQHGRKKPNPQAADKDAKYAKVIEIDAAKLEPQIAKPHAVDNVVPISQLGDVPVQQGLIGTCTNGRLEDFQIAARILQGKKVKDGCRLIVAPSSKDIMMAMIKDGTYQSLIESGAVAVTPGCGPCVGTHNGVPSDGENVISTANRNFLGRMGNRNAFIYLGSPATVAASMIEGKIADPRKYL encoded by the coding sequence ATGGGTAAGACGATCGCCGAAAAGATCCTCTCCAATCATTCCGGGAAAGACGCTAAAGCCGGCGACATCGTTATTGCCGACCTCGATTTTATGATCGGCCAGGACGGGACTTCCGGCGTAGCGATCGACTCGTTCCGTAAGATGGGGGCCAAAAAAGTCTTTGATCCGAAAAAGATCGCCATCATAATTGACCATTCCTCCCCCTCCCCCAACGAAGGGGTTTCCGCCATCCATAAAAAGATCAGGGAATTCTCCAAAGAGCAGGGCATTACACTCTATGACATCGGCTGCGGCGTCTGTCACCAGATCACTCCGGAACAAGGCCATGTCGTCCCGGGCGATCTGGTGATCGGGGCCGATTCCCACACCTGCACCTACGGCGCGATCAATGTCTTCTCGACCGGCATCGGCTCGACCGACCTTGCCGCCGGGATGATCTCGGGAAAGCTCTGGTTCAAAGTGCCGGAAACGATCAAAGTCGTTTACCGGGGCCAACTCCCCAAGGGAGTCTATTCCAAAGACCTGATCCTGAAGCTGATCGGCCAGATCGGAGCGGACGGCGCGACTTATCTGGCGCTGGAGATCGCGGGTGAAGCGATCGACGCACTGTCGGTTGACGCCCGGTTCACCATGTCCAACATGGCGATCGAATGCGGCGCCAAGGCGGGCTTAATGAACGCTGACGCAAAAGTGTTGGAGTGGGTCAAACAGCACGGCCGGAAGAAGCCTAACCCGCAAGCAGCCGATAAAGACGCTAAATATGCTAAAGTGATCGAGATCGATGCGGCCAAACTGGAGCCGCAGATCGCCAAACCGCACGCCGTCGACAACGTCGTCCCCATCTCCCAGCTGGGCGATGTTCCTGTCCAACAAGGATTGATCGGGACCTGCACCAACGGCCGGCTGGAAGATTTCCAGATCGCGGCCAGGATCCTGCAGGGGAAGAAAGTAAAAGATGGTTGCCGCCTGATCGTCGCCCCCTCCTCTAAAGATATTATGATGGCGATGATCAAGGACGGGACTTATCAAAGCTTGATCGAATCGGGCGCGGTCGCGGTCACTCCGGGTTGCGGGCCGTGCGTGGGGACGCATAACGGCGTTCCTTCCGACGGGGAGAACGTCATCTCGACCGCCAACCGGAACTTCCTGGGCCGGATGGGGAACCGGAACGCCTTTATCTATCTCGGCTCGCCAGCCACGGTTGCGGCATCAATGATCGAGGGGAAAATAGCTGATCCAAGGAAGTATTTATGA
- a CDS encoding nucleotidyltransferase domain-containing protein, with translation MIGKLTETEEKAVRAFNDELRAFSGKNIKQILLFGSKARGDFNKESDLDLFILTGQVDHALKRQTAKIVNKLLLKYEVLISPRLIPEVRYAYQKRLETGFIKNVERDGINIE, from the coding sequence ATGATCGGCAAACTCACGGAAACGGAAGAAAAGGCGGTTAGGGCTTTTAATGATGAATTGCGGGCTTTTTCCGGCAAGAATATCAAACAAATTCTCTTGTTCGGCTCAAAGGCCCGCGGTGATTTTAATAAGGAGTCGGATTTGGATCTTTTTATTCTGACTGGACAGGTTGATCACGCCTTGAAACGCCAGACCGCTAAAATCGTAAACAAATTATTGCTCAAATACGAGGTTCTGATCTCGCCTCGATTAATTCCCGAAGTCCGGTATGCTTACCAGAAACGACTGGAAACCGGTTTTATCAAAAATGTTGAACGGGACGGCATAAACATTGAATAA
- a CDS encoding dihydroorotase: MSALLIKGGRLVDPAARIDGIRDILLDNGKVKAIGTRGQGSGARVIDAKGMLVFPGLIDMHTHLRDPGRPDKETIASGTRAAALGGFTSICCMANTSPIADNPAVIEYIIAKAKSEGVVNVFPIAAVTRGLKGEELAEMGRCFAEGAVAFSDDGQPVMRADVMRRALEYARQFNVPIISHAEDANLAAGGAMNEGEISTKIGLPGIPAVAEETMVARDIMLAREFGRVHIAHVSTAGSVKLIRQAKRQGIPVTAETSPHYFTLTEAAVKDYDTNAKVNPPLRTAADLREIIRGIKDGTIDAIATDHAPHTVEDKKIEFGLAATGMVGLETALGLVLTKLVATKMLTLKGAVAALSTAPAKILNLKNKGTLKVGADADVVIVDPQAVWTVDPDRFASRSKNTPFTDWMLTGQVRHTIVGGKVVVKNGELV, encoded by the coding sequence ATGAGCGCTTTATTGATCAAAGGGGGACGGCTCGTCGATCCAGCCGCAAGGATAGATGGGATCAGGGATATCCTGCTCGACAACGGCAAAGTTAAGGCCATCGGTACCAGGGGCCAGGGATCAGGTGCCAGGGTCATTGATGCCAAGGGGATGCTTGTTTTCCCCGGATTGATCGACATGCATACTCACCTCCGCGATCCCGGCCGGCCGGACAAAGAAACTATCGCCAGCGGGACCCGGGCGGCGGCCCTTGGCGGCTTCACTTCCATCTGCTGTATGGCCAACACCTCACCCATTGCTGACAACCCGGCGGTGATCGAGTATATCATCGCCAAAGCGAAGTCCGAAGGGGTGGTCAACGTTTTCCCGATCGCCGCAGTCACCCGGGGATTGAAAGGGGAAGAGCTGGCTGAGATGGGGCGCTGTTTTGCCGAAGGGGCGGTCGCCTTCTCCGATGACGGCCAGCCGGTGATGCGCGCCGATGTGATGCGCCGGGCGCTGGAATATGCCAGGCAGTTCAACGTCCCGATCATCTCCCACGCCGAAGATGCCAACCTGGCCGCCGGCGGGGCAATGAACGAGGGAGAAATATCGACCAAGATCGGTCTGCCGGGTATCCCGGCGGTAGCCGAAGAGACGATGGTCGCCCGCGATATCATGCTGGCCAGAGAATTTGGCCGGGTCCATATTGCCCATGTCTCGACCGCCGGCTCGGTCAAGCTGATCCGCCAGGCCAAGCGCCAGGGGATCCCGGTCACGGCCGAGACCTCCCCCCATTACTTCACTTTGACCGAGGCCGCGGTCAAGGATTATGACACCAACGCCAAGGTCAACCCGCCGCTCCGGACCGCGGCCGACCTCCGCGAGATCATCAGGGGGATAAAGGACGGGACGATCGACGCGATCGCGACCGACCATGCCCCGCATACCGTGGAAGATAAAAAGATCGAGTTCGGCCTGGCGGCGACAGGGATGGTCGGCCTGGAAACGGCGCTCGGCCTGGTCCTGACCAAATTGGTCGCGACTAAAATGCTGACCCTGAAGGGGGCGGTCGCCGCGCTCTCCACCGCGCCGGCCAAGATACTCAACCTGAAAAACAAAGGGACGCTCAAAGTTGGCGCCGATGCCGACGTAGTGATCGTTGACCCACAGGCGGTCTGGACGGTTGACCCGGATAGGTTCGCCTCCCGGAGCAAGAACACCCCCTTCACCGACTGGATGCTGACCGGCCAGGTCCGGCACACCATCGTCGGCGGCAAGGTTGTCGTGAAAAATGGCGAGCTCGTCTAA
- a CDS encoding Ig domain-containing protein produces the protein MAALKFKFVVLALCCLSAGAWAQVNHPPKLVLVGDQAVQVNSPLTFQVRGVDEDGNTLTYSASELPDGANFDREGNFNWTPSIGQLGIYPITVTVTDNGLPSQSVSETFRVKVYFRAQRLEKSWGLALKEETLVDTTDLADLYPRVTRVEIDGQPSAPGQKELAASANPIIKVDLASLYNVDVKSLQVELDGTSLPIASFFNIQSLGPDRDTLSLTIQLEPKALPLGDHNLVVRAGNNLGTTNQAIPFTAFGMRLVGTPLVFPSPYNPAAGNPVYIQYTLTQGADIDLMIISSTGEILKKKQIYKGEEGGKPGLNKVAWDGRTELGRFAANGIYLATLVDRNERKILGKAKLTVYQ, from the coding sequence ATGGCGGCTTTAAAATTTAAATTTGTTGTCCTCGCCCTCTGCTGTCTTAGCGCCGGCGCTTGGGCACAGGTCAACCATCCCCCCAAGCTGGTCCTGGTCGGCGATCAAGCTGTCCAGGTCAATTCTCCCCTGACCTTCCAGGTCCGCGGGGTCGATGAGGACGGGAATACCCTGACCTACTCGGCAAGCGAGCTCCCCGACGGGGCGAATTTCGACCGAGAAGGTAATTTCAACTGGACCCCGTCAATCGGCCAGCTCGGCATCTATCCAATCACCGTGACCGTAACCGATAACGGCCTCCCCAGCCAGTCGGTCAGTGAAACTTTCCGGGTCAAAGTCTATTTTCGGGCCCAGCGGCTGGAAAAAAGCTGGGGGTTGGCCCTGAAAGAAGAGACGCTGGTCGATACGACCGACCTGGCCGACCTCTACCCCCGAGTAACCCGGGTCGAGATCGACGGTCAGCCATCAGCCCCCGGGCAAAAAGAGCTGGCCGCCTCCGCCAACCCAATCATCAAGGTCGACCTGGCCAGCCTTTACAATGTCGACGTTAAATCACTCCAAGTGGAGCTTGACGGCACCAGCTTGCCGATCGCTTCGTTCTTCAATATCCAATCGCTCGGCCCCGACCGGGACACCCTTAGCCTGACCATCCAGCTGGAACCGAAAGCGCTCCCCCTGGGCGACCACAATCTAGTCGTCCGGGCCGGCAACAACCTTGGTACCACCAACCAAGCGATCCCCTTTACTGCCTTCGGGATGCGGCTGGTCGGCACACCGCTTGTTTTTCCCAGCCCCTATAACCCGGCGGCCGGCAATCCGGTCTATATCCAATACACCCTGACCCAGGGAGCCGATATTGATCTAATGATCATCTCTTCGACCGGCGAGATCCTGAAAAAAAAGCAGATATACAAAGGCGAAGAGGGTGGCAAGCCAGGCCTGAACAAGGTCGCCTGGGACGGCCGGACCGAGCTGGGGAGGTTCGCGGCCAATGGCATTTATCTGGCCACGCTAGTCGACCGGAACGAACGGAAGATACTCGGCAAGGCCAAGCTGACCGTCTATCAATGA
- a CDS encoding zinc metallopeptidase: MFYDPTFILLIPAVLLAIYAQWKVSSTFKKYAKVGCSRGYTGAQVARYILDDYRLQSIAVEPVRGELTDHYDPRSRKLRLSESVYGSNSVAAIGVAAHEAGHAIQDAKAYVPLKLRNGLVPVTNLGTTLAFPLFFIGMFASLPQLMDFGIILFALAVIFSVITLPVEFNASSRAIRVLADGHFLTERELPQAKAVLNAAALTYVASTAMAVLNLVRLLVLRNQRD, translated from the coding sequence ATGTTTTACGACCCTACTTTCATTTTACTTATCCCCGCTGTCCTGTTAGCGATCTACGCCCAGTGGAAGGTTTCCAGCACCTTTAAAAAATACGCCAAGGTCGGCTGCAGCCGGGGGTACACCGGCGCCCAGGTCGCTCGCTATATCCTGGACGATTACCGCTTGCAAAGCATCGCCGTGGAACCGGTCCGGGGAGAGCTGACCGACCATTATGACCCGCGTTCCCGGAAGCTCCGCCTGTCGGAATCGGTCTACGGGAGCAATTCGGTCGCGGCGATCGGCGTGGCCGCCCACGAGGCCGGCCATGCCATCCAAGATGCCAAAGCTTATGTTCCCCTCAAATTGAGGAACGGCCTCGTCCCGGTCACTAATCTCGGGACAACGCTCGCCTTTCCTCTTTTCTTCATAGGGATGTTCGCCAGCCTGCCGCAGTTGATGGATTTTGGCATCATCCTCTTTGCCCTGGCCGTTATCTTTTCGGTCATCACCCTGCCGGTCGAGTTCAACGCCAGCTCCCGGGCGATCCGGGTTCTGGCTGACGGCCATTTCCTGACCGAGCGGGAATTGCCCCAGGCCAAGGCGGTCCTGAACGCCGCCGCCCTGACCTACGTCGCTTCGACCGCCATGGCGGTGCTTAACCTGGTCCGACTCCTCGTCCTCCGCAACCAGAGAGACTAG
- a CDS encoding LacI family DNA-binding transcriptional regulator: MPKRRKIVSIKDVAKRAGVSLSTVSFAMNNPDRVAINTRRNVLRIARELEYSRVKKHGKRGYIGIVTDDYYNFLFGEFYNWVIFGILEELKARGINILVESTGKDPEYFPRMITKNLVDGVLFIGKSSLDLTYISQQKGIPILLVGHPMSEGELHTIVTDGRSGAFQAINHLIDLGHKKIALITGEPMYDPITAERVEGYRFALNKAGIEERKEYLIQADFGKPETAINATKQLLALSDPPTAIFCASDSLAYRAYQAITAQGLKIPQDISIVGFDDITAPDYAALPRPELTTVHVDRRMMGKKSVEILFDLIQNQAKAAYRYTLPVQLAIKGSTAKPHG, translated from the coding sequence ATGCCTAAGAGAAGAAAGATCGTAAGTATCAAAGATGTGGCAAAAAGAGCGGGAGTTTCGCTTTCTACCGTTTCGTTTGCCATGAACAACCCTGACCGGGTGGCGATCAATACCCGCCGGAATGTGCTCCGGATCGCTCGAGAGCTGGAATATAGCCGGGTTAAGAAGCACGGCAAACGCGGCTACATCGGGATTGTGACGGATGACTACTACAATTTCCTGTTTGGGGAATTCTATAACTGGGTCATCTTCGGGATCCTGGAGGAATTGAAAGCCCGAGGGATCAATATACTGGTGGAATCGACCGGTAAGGACCCGGAATATTTCCCCAGGATGATCACCAAGAACTTGGTCGATGGTGTTTTGTTCATCGGCAAGAGTTCGCTTGACCTGACCTATATTTCGCAGCAAAAAGGGATTCCGATACTGCTGGTCGGCCATCCGATGTCGGAAGGAGAGCTGCATACGATCGTAACTGACGGCCGCTCTGGCGCCTTCCAGGCCATTAACCATCTGATCGATCTTGGCCATAAGAAGATCGCGCTGATCACCGGTGAGCCGATGTATGATCCGATCACGGCTGAACGGGTCGAAGGATATCGTTTCGCCCTGAATAAAGCGGGGATTGAAGAGCGTAAGGAATATCTCATTCAGGCGGACTTTGGCAAACCGGAGACGGCAATAAATGCGACCAAGCAATTGTTAGCGCTAAGCGACCCGCCCACGGCTATATTTTGCGCCAGTGATTCGCTGGCCTACCGGGCTTATCAGGCGATAACGGCGCAAGGATTAAAGATCCCACAGGACATTTCCATCGTCGGTTTTGATGACATAACCGCGCCCGACTACGCGGCTTTGCCGCGGCCGGAATTAACGACTGTCCACGTTGACCGCAGGATGATGGGGAAGAAGAGCGTGGAGATACTGTTTGACTTGATCCAGAACCAGGCCAAGGCCGCCTATCGCTATACTCTGCCTGTCCAACTGGCAATAAAGGGATCGACGGCTAAACCCCACGGATGA
- the rnc gene encoding ribonuclease III, producing the protein MEPLVPERQNELIRLETKLGTNFLNKTLLNQALTHSSYGHEKNLPDNERLEFLGDAVLKLVMTEYLYNKFPELAEGDLTKIRASVISDDTLAQIGLKVELGEFLLLSANEIKSGGQKRKSNVANVFEALLGAIYLDAGLGKARDLIVESLRDEVDKVSRVGYIRDFKSALQEYAQKQHLELPHYRVIKETGPRHRRVFWMEVKLKGRRYGIGRGANKKEAEQRAAAVALKKIKGEEKGERPERKEAQTGLRALITKVRKKIKLS; encoded by the coding sequence ATGGAACCGCTCGTGCCCGAACGGCAGAATGAACTAATCCGCCTCGAAACTAAGCTCGGGACCAACTTTCTTAATAAAACCCTCCTCAACCAAGCGCTGACCCACAGCTCCTACGGCCACGAAAAGAACCTGCCGGACAACGAACGGCTGGAGTTCCTGGGTGACGCCGTCCTCAAGCTGGTCATGACCGAATACCTCTATAACAAGTTCCCCGAACTGGCCGAAGGTGACCTGACCAAGATCCGCGCCTCGGTCATTTCTGACGATACTTTGGCCCAGATCGGCCTCAAGGTCGAGCTGGGCGAATTCCTCCTGCTTAGCGCCAATGAGATCAAGAGCGGCGGCCAGAAGCGGAAGTCGAACGTGGCCAATGTCTTTGAAGCCCTGCTCGGGGCGATCTACCTTGATGCCGGTTTGGGGAAAGCGCGCGACCTGATCGTCGAGTCGCTCCGCGATGAGGTGGACAAGGTTTCCCGCGTCGGCTATATCCGCGACTTCAAGTCGGCCTTGCAGGAATACGCCCAAAAACAGCATCTGGAACTGCCGCACTACCGGGTGATCAAGGAAACCGGCCCCCGCCACCGCCGGGTCTTCTGGATGGAGGTCAAGCTGAAGGGGCGCCGTTACGGGATCGGGCGGGGCGCCAACAAAAAAGAAGCGGAACAACGGGCGGCTGCTGTCGCCCTGAAAAAGATCAAAGGGGAAGAAAAAGGGGAGCGGCCGGAACGGAAAGAAGCCCAGACCGGTTTGCGGGCCCTCATCACTAAAGTCAGGAAGAAGATAAAACTGTCATGA